A stretch of DNA from Deltaproteobacteria bacterium:
AATGGACTAGTAGTTCACCTTAGCATTTTTGGCCTGCTAGTGTTAGGGGGAATGGGGTTCCCGATTCCAGAGGATATTCCCTTAATAGTAGCTGGAGTTGCCGCTTCAAAAAAGATCGTGCACCTGCCTACGGTATTTGCAACCTGTTACCTAGGGGTAATGCTGGGAGATCAAATAATGTTTTTTATTGGCCATTTCTTTGGGCAGCGTTTGATTTTAGCAGGAACGAAATCCAGATTTTTCCCCTCCATAACTGCTGACAAGCTGGACGAAATACGCGAAGGTTTGCGCAAGCGCAGATTGTTATATATTTTTGTAGCACGACATCTCTTTCCTATTCGCAGCATGACTTTTATC
This window harbors:
- a CDS encoding DedA family protein, which translates into the protein MNLGSNIIQWLASDNGLVVHLSIFGLLVLGGMGFPIPEDIPLIVAGVAASKKIVHLPTVFATCYLGVMLGDQIMFFIGHFFGQRLILAGTKSRFFPSITADKLDEIREGLRKRRLLYIFVARHLFPIRSMTFITAGALRVPYFEFLAADAIAGLVSVGVMTSIGFVIGESLTIDRIQHIAEQAHLYLFGIIAIILMLYALHAYIRLKLRKRSQT